In a single window of the Candidatus Marinarcus aquaticus genome:
- the atpA gene encoding F0F1 ATP synthase subunit alpha, translating to MSAKIQADEISSIIKERIDNFELNVDVNETGKIISYADGIAQVYGLKNVMAGELVEFENGEKGLASNLEESSVGVVVLGKGEGLREGTSCKRVGRLLDTPVGEAMVGRVVNALGEPIDGKGAIDSSERRLVEEKAPGIMARKSVHEPLQTGIKAIDALVPIGRGQRELIIGDRQTGKTTVAIDTILNQKGEDVVCIYVAIGQKSSSIASVVRTLEESGAMDYTIVVNASAADSSALQFLAPYTGVTIGEYFRDNGKHALIVYDDLSKHAVAYREMSLLLRRPPGREAFPGDVFYLHSRLLERAAKMADELGAGSMTALPIIETQAGDVAAYIPTNVISITDGQIFLETNLFNSGIRPAINVGLSVSRVGGAAQIKATKQVAGTLKLSLAQFRELEAFAQFASDLDESTRKELELGQRMVEVLKQGVNKPLVIEKQIVIIYAGTKGYLNDVAVSDVVRFENELHAFIEQKYSNILEELKAKKKLDDETEATLVSALEEFKTVFNAN from the coding sequence ATGAGTGCAAAGATTCAAGCAGATGAAATCAGTTCAATAATTAAAGAAAGAATTGATAACTTTGAATTAAATGTAGATGTTAACGAAACTGGTAAAATCATCTCTTATGCAGATGGTATTGCACAAGTTTACGGTCTTAAAAATGTAATGGCTGGTGAGCTTGTAGAGTTCGAAAACGGAGAGAAAGGACTTGCATCAAACTTAGAAGAATCTTCAGTTGGTGTGGTTGTTCTTGGTAAAGGTGAAGGTTTAAGAGAAGGTACATCTTGTAAAAGAGTTGGACGACTTTTAGACACGCCAGTTGGTGAAGCTATGGTTGGTAGAGTTGTTAACGCACTTGGTGAACCAATCGATGGTAAAGGTGCAATCGATTCTTCTGAGCGAAGATTAGTTGAAGAGAAAGCTCCAGGGATCATGGCTAGAAAATCTGTACATGAACCTTTACAAACTGGTATTAAAGCTATTGACGCACTTGTTCCAATCGGAAGAGGACAAAGAGAGCTTATCATTGGAGACAGACAAACGGGTAAAACTACAGTTGCAATCGACACAATTCTTAACCAAAAAGGTGAAGATGTTGTATGTATTTATGTAGCTATCGGTCAAAAATCTTCTTCAATTGCTTCTGTTGTTAGAACATTAGAAGAGTCTGGTGCAATGGATTATACAATCGTTGTTAACGCATCAGCAGCTGATTCTTCAGCATTACAATTCTTAGCACCATATACAGGTGTTACAATCGGTGAGTACTTCAGAGATAACGGTAAACACGCGTTAATCGTTTATGATGATTTATCAAAACACGCAGTTGCGTACAGAGAGATGTCTTTATTATTACGAAGACCTCCAGGTCGAGAGGCATTCCCAGGGGATGTATTCTACCTACACTCAAGATTACTTGAAAGAGCAGCTAAAATGGCTGACGAATTAGGTGCTGGTTCTATGACGGCGTTACCTATTATTGAAACTCAAGCGGGAGACGTTGCGGCATATATTCCAACAAACGTTATTTCTATTACAGATGGTCAAATCTTCTTAGAAACTAACCTATTTAACTCAGGTATTCGACCAGCGATTAACGTTGGTTTATCAGTATCACGGGTTGGTGGTGCTGCACAAATTAAAGCTACTAAACAAGTTGCTGGTACATTAAAACTATCTTTAGCACAGTTTAGAGAGCTTGAAGCGTTCGCACAATTCGCGTCTGACTTAGATGAGTCAACAAGAAAAGAGCTTGAACTTGGTCAAAGAATGGTTGAAGTACTTAAACAAGGTGTAAACAAGCCGTTGGTCATTGAGAAACAAATTGTTATCATCTATGCAGGTACAAAAGGTTACTTAAATGATGTAGCAGTAAGTGATGTTGTTCGATTTGAAAATGAATTACATGCATTCATTGAGCAAAAATATTCTAATATCTTAGAAGAGTTAAAAGCTAAGAAAAAATTAGATGACGAAACTGAAGCAACGTTAGTATCAGCATTAGAAGAGTTTAAAACTGTTTTTAATGCCAATTAA
- the atpG gene encoding ATP synthase F1 subunit gamma, translated as MANLKEIKLKIGSVSNTQKTTKAMKLVSSAKLTRTRQLSEQARAYASKINDVLSEIAHEVSKVQDGEMTDRAFIPNDAPKTVDIVFVTADKGLCGGFNMATIKTVNRLMKEYQSKGATVRLRVAGRKGMDYFTFQKVALAQKVNDLSSAPDYDRACEFIEEAVKDFNNGVTDKVVLVYNGFLNMLTQEIRVRDLLPITLEDAPKKEKESSMLDIEPDDDGEVLKELTGKYIDFNMYYSLIDSLAAEHSARMQAMEAATKNAKERVDTLTIEYNKARQAAITTELIEIISGVESLK; from the coding sequence ATGGCTAACTTAAAAGAAATTAAATTAAAAATCGGAAGTGTATCGAATACTCAGAAGACTACGAAAGCTATGAAGCTTGTATCTTCTGCGAAACTTACTAGAACACGACAGCTTTCTGAACAAGCGCGTGCGTATGCGAGTAAAATTAACGATGTACTTTCTGAGATTGCACATGAAGTTAGCAAAGTTCAAGATGGAGAGATGACAGACAGAGCATTTATTCCAAATGACGCACCAAAAACAGTAGACATTGTTTTTGTAACAGCAGACAAAGGACTTTGCGGTGGTTTTAATATGGCAACAATTAAAACTGTGAATCGATTAATGAAAGAGTATCAGTCAAAAGGGGCAACGGTTAGATTAAGAGTTGCTGGTCGAAAAGGTATGGATTACTTTACATTCCAAAAAGTTGCTTTAGCGCAAAAAGTGAATGATTTAAGTTCTGCACCTGACTATGACAGAGCTTGTGAATTTATTGAAGAAGCAGTAAAAGATTTTAATAACGGTGTAACAGATAAAGTTGTATTAGTTTATAACGGATTCTTAAACATGTTAACACAAGAGATTAGAGTAAGAGATTTATTGCCAATTACATTAGAAGATGCTCCAAAAAAAGAGAAAGAGTCTTCTATGTTAGATATTGAGCCAGATGATGATGGTGAAGTTTTAAAAGAATTAACAGGTAAATACATTGATTTCAATATGTATTACTCATTAATTGACTCTTTAGCAGCAGAGCACTCTGCACGTATGCAAGCGATGGAAGCTGCAACGAAAAATGCAAAAGAGAGAGTTGATACTTTAACGATCGAATATAATAAAGCTAGACAAGCTGCAATTACAACAGAGTTAATTGAGATTATCTCTGGTGTTGAATCATTAAAATAA
- the atpD gene encoding F0F1 ATP synthase subunit beta: protein MKGKIIQVMGPVVDVEFDGYLPEINEAIEVTLADANADRLVLEVAAHIGDSRVRTIAMDMTEGLQRGQECTAQGGPIQVPVGEAVLGRIFNVIGDPVDEGEAIPAETERWSIHRSAPTFEEQSTKTEMFETGIKVVDLLAPYSKGGKVGLFGGAGVGKTVIIMELIHNVAFKHSGYSVFAGVGERTREGNDLYHEMKDSNVLDKVALCYGQMSEPPGARNRIALTGLTMAEYFRDEKGLDVLMFVDNIFRFAQSGSEMSALLGRIPSAVGYQPTLASEMGKLQERITSTSKGSITSVQAVYVPADDLTDPAPASVFAHLDATTVLNRKIAEKGIYPAVDPLDSSSRILSADVLGEEHYAVARGVQSTLQKYKDLQDIIAILGMDELSEADKLVVDRARKIEKFLSQPFFVAEVFTGSPGKYVELADTIAGFKGIIEGKYDHIPEMAFYMVGGMDEAIAKAESMK from the coding sequence ATGAAAGGTAAAATTATTCAGGTAATGGGTCCGGTTGTTGACGTAGAGTTTGACGGATACTTACCAGAAATTAATGAAGCAATCGAAGTTACATTAGCGGATGCTAATGCAGACAGATTAGTTCTTGAGGTTGCTGCACACATTGGAGATAGCAGAGTTAGAACTATTGCTATGGATATGACTGAAGGTTTACAAAGAGGTCAAGAGTGTACTGCACAAGGTGGACCTATTCAAGTTCCAGTTGGTGAAGCTGTACTTGGAAGAATTTTCAACGTTATTGGAGATCCAGTTGACGAAGGTGAAGCAATTCCTGCTGAAACTGAAAGATGGTCAATTCACAGATCTGCTCCAACATTTGAAGAGCAATCAACAAAAACTGAAATGTTTGAAACAGGTATCAAAGTAGTTGACCTTTTAGCACCATATTCAAAAGGTGGTAAAGTTGGACTATTCGGTGGTGCTGGTGTTGGTAAAACGGTAATTATTATGGAACTTATCCACAACGTTGCGTTTAAACACTCAGGTTACTCAGTATTTGCTGGTGTTGGTGAAAGAACAAGAGAAGGAAATGACCTTTATCACGAAATGAAAGACTCTAACGTACTTGACAAAGTTGCATTATGTTATGGTCAAATGAGTGAGCCTCCAGGTGCAAGAAACAGAATTGCATTAACTGGTCTTACAATGGCTGAGTACTTCAGAGATGAAAAAGGTCTTGATGTACTTATGTTCGTTGATAACATCTTTAGATTTGCACAATCAGGTTCAGAGATGTCAGCTCTTTTAGGAAGAATTCCTTCAGCAGTTGGTTACCAACCAACATTGGCATCTGAAATGGGTAAATTACAAGAGAGAATTACTTCTACTTCTAAAGGTTCTATTACTTCTGTTCAAGCAGTATACGTACCTGCAGATGACTTGACTGACCCTGCTCCTGCATCAGTATTTGCTCACTTAGATGCAACTACAGTACTTAACAGAAAAATTGCTGAAAAAGGTATTTACCCAGCGGTTGATCCGTTAGATTCTTCTTCTAGAATCTTAAGTGCAGATGTACTTGGTGAAGAGCACTATGCAGTTGCTCGAGGTGTTCAATCAACACTACAAAAATATAAAGACTTACAAGATATTATTGCAATTCTTGGTATGGATGAGTTAAGTGAAGCAGATAAACTTGTTGTTGATAGAGCAAGAAAAATCGAAAAATTCTTATCTCAACCATTCTTCGTTGCAGAAGTATTTACAGGAAGCCCTGGTAAATATGTTGAGTTAGCAGATACAATCGCTGGTTTCAAAGGAATCATCGAAGGTAAATATGACCACATTCCAGAAATGGCATTCTACATGGTTGGTGGTATGGATGAAGCTATCGCCAAAGCTGAGAGTATGAAATAA
- the atpC gene encoding ATP synthase F1 subunit epsilon, translating to MDTLKLSIVTPNGPIFNEDVKTVTLPGKEGEFGVLPGHASLVSSLTVGVIVIEKANSTEAIAINWGHVKVSETSVDVLADGAVALTQGPGSETAKNIDAAKELVNSVKDANVSLAAVEAKINSFA from the coding sequence ATGGATACATTAAAATTATCAATTGTTACACCAAATGGTCCAATTTTTAATGAAGACGTAAAAACAGTAACTCTTCCAGGTAAAGAGGGTGAGTTTGGAGTACTACCGGGGCACGCCTCGTTAGTATCTTCGTTAACAGTTGGTGTAATAGTAATTGAAAAAGCAAACAGCACTGAAGCAATAGCAATTAACTGGGGACATGTTAAAGTAAGTGAAACTTCAGTAGATGTACTGGCTGATGGTGCAGTTGCATTAACTCAGGGACCTGGATCTGAAACAGCTAAAAACATTGATGCTGCTAAAGAATTAGTTAATTCTGTAAAAGATGCAAACGTCTCTTTAGCTGCTGTAGAAGCAAAAATTAACTCATTTGCATAA
- a CDS encoding MotA/TolQ/ExbB proton channel family protein: MIDLLLNYLSNSSAITFIVLAVLSAYLILTFWIFIYRFMSLNTLVINEEKSLNALTSKSSFVNPLSSLQKCANGAKQKELLQACEISIIKDASVGVSWLSIISSTSPFVGLFGTVVGILESFAKFSTHSKVGFSIIAPAISEALVATAAGIFVAIFAYTFHQLLVRKIYELDTYLKAQTKILVSKG; encoded by the coding sequence ATGATTGATCTACTTCTAAATTATTTAAGCAACAGCAGTGCTATTACGTTTATCGTATTAGCAGTGCTCTCTGCTTATTTAATTCTAACATTCTGGATTTTCATCTATCGTTTTATGTCCTTAAACACTTTAGTTATAAACGAAGAAAAATCATTAAATGCACTCACTTCTAAAAGCTCATTTGTGAACCCACTCTCATCATTACAAAAATGTGCGAATGGTGCTAAGCAAAAAGAGTTATTACAAGCATGTGAAATCAGTATTATCAAAGATGCAAGTGTAGGCGTCTCTTGGTTATCAATCATATCTTCAACTTCTCCATTCGTGGGGCTTTTTGGTACAGTTGTTGGTATTTTAGAATCTTTCGCAAAATTTTCTACACACTCAAAAGTTGGCTTTTCTATAATTGCTCCTGCAATTTCTGAAGCGCTTGTAGCAACAGCTGCAGGTATTTTCGTGGCAATTTTTGCATATACTTTTCATCAACTGTTAGTTCGAAAAATATATGAATTGGACACTTATTTAAAGGCACAAACAAAAATTTTAGTCTCTAAAGGTTAA
- a CDS encoding biopolymer transporter ExbD has translation MYDFNQKPELNITPLVDIMLVLLAILMVTAPVIEFEEPINLPKGSKSKQVEQNQKINIYITKDKIITVNKNKYQFKNFPDSFVLFTKDKNKETPVHIRAEKTLMYNDIVFVLKSVKEAGFYKVALVTDG, from the coding sequence ATGTATGATTTTAATCAAAAACCTGAACTCAATATCACTCCTTTAGTGGACATTATGCTTGTATTGCTTGCTATTTTGATGGTTACTGCACCTGTTATTGAGTTTGAAGAGCCGATTAATCTTCCAAAAGGCAGTAAAAGCAAACAAGTTGAGCAAAATCAGAAAATCAATATCTATATTACCAAAGATAAAATAATCACCGTTAATAAAAACAAATACCAATTTAAAAATTTTCCTGACAGTTTTGTGCTGTTTACAAAAGATAAAAATAAAGAGACACCTGTCCACATAAGAGCTGAGAAGACACTCATGTACAATGATATTGTATTTGTGCTCAAATCAGTTAAAGAGGCAGGATTTTATAAAGTAGCATTGGTTACAGACGGATAA
- a CDS encoding energy transducer TonB, translating into MTDRNIFYVSGFISVSVYVLVFLLLMLYLKAHDVKKIDAFTKTTVLELDIVLDSNSNINQKTSTEHVKNTKVAEKIVKQSTSRSVKQTADVKSLFSNVTTEAKKVQKEDTLNVEKSLVSSRFKSKFEKEKKLDNVSVSNLLEKVKQKKNKLTFSESKNQNDPYYSKIYEIISSRWQPTFIVDDLSAKVLITIYSDGRFDFSFLRYSSDDKFDASLRQFLEEQKQTLYPPHDKGDKTIIEVIFKAKDE; encoded by the coding sequence ATGACAGATAGAAATATATTTTATGTTTCAGGTTTTATCTCTGTTAGCGTATACGTTTTAGTCTTTTTACTTTTGATGCTTTATTTAAAAGCCCATGATGTTAAAAAGATTGATGCTTTCACTAAAACAACAGTTTTAGAACTGGACATTGTACTTGATTCAAACTCGAATATTAATCAAAAAACCAGTACAGAACACGTTAAAAACACAAAAGTGGCTGAAAAGATTGTAAAACAGTCAACTTCACGAAGTGTAAAACAAACAGCAGATGTAAAATCTCTTTTTTCAAATGTGACCACAGAAGCAAAAAAAGTACAAAAAGAGGATACTTTAAATGTTGAAAAAAGTTTGGTATCCAGTCGATTTAAATCAAAATTTGAAAAAGAGAAGAAGCTTGATAACGTTTCGGTGTCAAACCTTTTAGAGAAAGTAAAACAAAAAAAGAATAAACTCACATTCAGTGAATCAAAAAATCAAAACGATCCATACTACTCAAAAATATATGAAATCATTTCCAGTCGATGGCAACCGACATTTATTGTGGATGATTTAAGCGCCAAAGTATTGATTACAATTTATAGTGATGGACGATTTGATTTTAGTTTTTTACGATACTCTTCTGATGATAAATTTGATGCATCACTTCGTCAATTTTTAGAAGAGCAAAAACAGACACTCTATCCGCCTCATGATAAAGGTGATAAAACGATTATAGAGGTCATATTTAAAGCAAAGGATGAATAA
- the tolB gene encoding Tol-Pal system protein TolB, whose translation MKRIIFITFFLGLFTGQLFAVDASMEIVKKAVNLPKISVGISSDAIDKQLLQKIRTIVSQDLQVSGHFEVAKEQYALNFDDRPNFLNAKKEGIDLIVNLNIDQSNFGGLLLYIKMFDVNSQQMVINKSFSTSKRDRFPFLAHRTSIAVNDYLNAPKISWMDKFVIFSRYIDSKQSEIVIADYTLSYQKVVIRGGLNIFPKWADDDQESFYYTTYNRDKPTLVKANLFTGQLEEIISSEGMIVCSDVSEDGKNLLLTMSPTGQPDIYLYNTQTRIKSKVTDYQGIDVSGSFVENDSKVVFVSDRLKYPNIFAKKIGERGIERLVYHGRNNSSATTHGNYIVYSSREGDNEFSKNSFNLYLISTQSDFIRRLTTNGRNQFPKFSSDGESILFIKTYQGRSSLGILRLNYNKSFLFPLKSGKLQSIDW comes from the coding sequence ATGAAACGAATAATTTTTATAACATTTTTTTTAGGATTATTTACAGGTCAACTTTTTGCAGTTGATGCAAGTATGGAAATTGTAAAAAAAGCAGTCAACCTGCCTAAGATTTCAGTGGGTATTTCTAGTGATGCCATTGATAAGCAATTGCTTCAAAAAATTCGAACCATTGTATCACAAGATTTGCAAGTCAGTGGTCACTTTGAAGTTGCCAAAGAGCAGTATGCTCTGAACTTTGATGACAGACCTAATTTTTTAAATGCTAAAAAAGAGGGGATTGACCTAATTGTTAATCTCAATATTGACCAAAGTAACTTTGGTGGACTTTTACTCTACATCAAAATGTTTGATGTAAACTCTCAACAAATGGTGATCAATAAATCCTTTTCAACTTCTAAAAGAGATCGTTTCCCATTTTTAGCTCACAGAACTTCCATTGCAGTGAATGATTACTTAAATGCCCCAAAGATTTCTTGGATGGATAAATTTGTGATTTTTTCACGATACATTGACTCGAAGCAAAGTGAAATAGTCATTGCAGACTACACGCTTTCGTATCAAAAAGTGGTGATTCGAGGGGGATTAAATATCTTCCCTAAATGGGCAGATGATGATCAAGAGAGTTTTTATTACACCACATACAATAGAGATAAACCTACGTTGGTTAAAGCCAATTTATTCACAGGGCAACTTGAAGAGATTATCAGCAGTGAAGGTATGATTGTCTGTTCTGATGTGAGTGAAGATGGTAAAAATTTACTTTTAACCATGTCTCCAACTGGTCAACCAGATATCTATTTGTATAATACACAAACACGAATCAAAAGTAAAGTTACAGATTATCAAGGTATTGATGTGAGTGGGAGTTTTGTTGAGAATGATTCAAAAGTGGTTTTTGTATCTGACCGATTAAAGTACCCAAATATTTTTGCTAAAAAAATTGGTGAACGTGGCATTGAACGATTGGTCTATCATGGACGAAATAATTCTTCTGCAACCACACATGGAAACTATATTGTCTATTCAAGCAGAGAAGGGGATAATGAGTTTTCTAAAAACAGTTTTAATTTGTATTTGATTTCAACGCAAAGTGATTTTATAAGACGTCTTACAACCAATGGCCGAAATCAATTTCCTAAGTTTTCAAGTGATGGGGAATCGATACTTTTTATTAAAACTTATCAAGGGCGAAGTTCTTTAGGAATATTACGATTGAATTACAATAAATCGTTCCTGTTTCCATTAAAAAGTGGTAAATTACAGTCTATCGACTGGTGA
- a CDS encoding OmpA family protein, with product MKKLGMYSLLLAAILFTGCSQKSVEMDANSDSALDRVEGNGATTEQMMADSSMDSESKGVYVTIDGKQVFLGSVYFAFDKYDLSSDMREVVKANAALLSEYNGKIKVEGNCDEWGTDEYNYALGLKRAKAVKDALVADGIESSNISLISFGESNPVCSDKNKDCWQKNRRADHRLLP from the coding sequence ATGAAAAAACTTGGAATGTATTCATTGTTATTAGCTGCAATTTTATTCACAGGTTGTAGTCAAAAAAGTGTAGAGATGGATGCAAATTCTGATTCTGCATTGGACAGAGTAGAAGGAAATGGCGCTACTACAGAGCAAATGATGGCAGACTCTTCAATGGATTCTGAATCAAAAGGTGTCTACGTAACGATTGACGGTAAACAAGTATTCTTAGGTTCAGTTTACTTTGCATTTGATAAATATGATTTATCATCTGACATGAGAGAAGTGGTTAAAGCAAACGCTGCATTGCTTTCTGAGTATAATGGAAAAATCAAAGTAGAAGGTAATTGCGATGAGTGGGGTACAGATGAGTACAACTATGCATTAGGTTTAAAAAGAGCAAAAGCAGTCAAAGATGCTTTAGTAGCTGATGGTATCGAGTCATCAAATATCTCTTTAATCAGTTTTGGTGAAAGTAATCCAGTTTGTAGTGACAAAAATAAAGATTGTTGGCAAAAAAACAGAAGAGCTGACCACAGACTTTTACCATAA
- a CDS encoding tetratricopeptide repeat protein, protein MKHFISCLLLSTLAVANEVSVFGAGNLDSDKPYGLSSTEKHILKNKTELNTIDTKVKTVKSTIESLSQRIDGLESIYEGDSKKLNDAVLDLSTLLKNDELKSTEIENIKKVTNQILTIQEENRKTNEENLNNLKKAIDELSKVVNSINGSYVSSTEFKKNMEQFVTVKEFEALKKLVVKEESKPAAKVTTKNDIDEKYRDLTNEQLLEKAKELFKIDYFTDAIPIFEYLITNHYKPAESNFYLGEMWYYRKQYSEAITYFKESAMLYDKASYMPKLLLHSAISFEKVNDLDNAASFYTTLINVYPNSKEAQTANKNLINLN, encoded by the coding sequence ATGAAACATTTTATATCTTGTCTTTTGCTAAGTACCTTGGCCGTAGCTAATGAAGTTTCGGTCTTTGGTGCTGGTAATTTAGATTCTGACAAACCATACGGTTTAAGTAGTACTGAAAAACATATTCTTAAAAACAAAACTGAACTTAATACGATTGATACCAAAGTTAAAACAGTTAAAAGTACCATTGAGAGCCTTTCTCAACGAATAGATGGATTGGAATCTATTTATGAAGGGGACAGTAAAAAGCTCAATGATGCTGTGCTTGATTTAAGTACATTACTGAAAAATGATGAACTTAAATCCACTGAAATTGAAAATATTAAGAAAGTAACCAATCAAATTTTAACCATACAAGAAGAGAATCGTAAAACGAATGAAGAGAATTTAAACAACTTAAAAAAAGCGATTGATGAGCTTTCAAAAGTTGTGAACTCAATTAATGGAAGCTATGTTTCTTCAACTGAGTTTAAAAAAAACATGGAACAGTTTGTAACTGTAAAAGAGTTTGAAGCACTTAAAAAATTAGTTGTGAAAGAGGAGAGTAAACCGGCTGCTAAAGTAACAACTAAAAATGATATAGATGAGAAATACAGAGATTTAACCAATGAACAACTCTTAGAAAAAGCTAAAGAGTTGTTTAAAATAGACTATTTTACCGATGCTATACCTATTTTTGAATATTTGATTACAAATCACTACAAACCTGCAGAATCAAATTTTTATTTAGGTGAAATGTGGTATTATAGAAAACAGTACAGTGAAGCGATTACTTATTTTAAAGAATCAGCGATGCTATACGACAAGGCTTCATACATGCCGAAGCTTTTATTGCACAGTGCTATCTCATTTGAAAAAGTTAATGACTTAGATAATGCTGCGAGTTTTTATACTACATTAATCAATGTATATCCAAATTCTAAAGAAGCACAAACTGCAAATAAAAATTTAATTAATTTAAATTAA
- a CDS encoding FKBP-type peptidyl-prolyl cis-trans isomerase has product MSKVIGIEYSLKDASSGEQLDSNVGKPALEFVSGKGQIIPGLESKLVEMALNEAADVMVQPAEAYGEYNEEAIQTLPKEQFAGIELTEGMTLYGQGEQGETVQVTVKGFTDSEVTIDYNHPMAGKSLMFSVSIVSLRDATAEEIETGVVGGRPEGGCCGSGGHSEGHSHGGGGCGCSH; this is encoded by the coding sequence ATGTCAAAAGTAATAGGAATAGAATATTCTTTAAAAGATGCGAGTTCAGGTGAACAATTAGATTCAAATGTAGGAAAACCAGCATTAGAGTTTGTAAGTGGAAAAGGTCAAATCATCCCAGGTTTAGAAAGTAAACTTGTAGAGATGGCATTAAACGAGGCTGCTGATGTTATGGTTCAACCAGCTGAAGCGTATGGTGAGTACAATGAAGAAGCAATTCAAACATTACCAAAAGAGCAATTTGCTGGTATTGAATTGACTGAAGGTATGACTCTATATGGTCAAGGTGAACAAGGTGAAACTGTACAAGTTACAGTTAAAGGCTTCACGGATTCTGAAGTAACAATTGATTATAACCACCCAATGGCTGGAAAATCATTAATGTTCTCAGTATCAATTGTATCATTAAGAGATGCTACTGCTGAAGAGATTGAAACTGGTGTCGTTGGTGGAAGACCTGAAGGTGGATGCTGCGGTAGCGGTGGGCATAGTGAAGGACATTCACATGGTGGTGGAGGATGTGGTTGTAGCCACTAA